Proteins encoded in a region of the Planococcus citri chromosome 1, ihPlaCitr1.1, whole genome shotgun sequence genome:
- the LOC135845043 gene encoding uncharacterized protein LOC135845043, protein MKMNEKGNPIIFFKDQQTELESFEKKDFILIMMSEFQKEMFVKYGHRCVCIDGTHGLNEYKFILYTIVVLDEFDNGIPVAFCFSNRGTLQLYTLFFEKVKESLGKTITTKIFMSDGEVTFYTAWAAVMGSAERQLLCLWHLYKTWNQHFPKIDDLNKRKLVKKTLYAVAAEPNVENFCQEYKNFLKQLEEDEDTVKFYKYLNDYYTKNTESWAACYRSHAVIQTNMHLESFHKTIKYHYLNGKRCSRLDNTIYQLFRYLRDKKYDHLIKLAKEKPTKKSKAIRESHAKSADYINSVEIIDNGKYQVKDYEVTLQQPEPCCFHVCKECKICICMYVCSCRDSQINRNMCKHIHACVQKDEEINQELADDENCNSLSVVPTNSDIPTNSVTENSNQNLLLESYHFGDEILPTVQRESLDDAKVDLIARCNVISGYLSNRSVKKESIDIVRKLLDRATAVLMEEENSEKEKRSNPVNTNSKIEKQTYLTINTQKLEPLSPFCADCTAVFGFCE, encoded by the coding sequence atgaaaatgaatgaaaaaggcaacccaataatttttttcaaagatcaaCAAACGGAGCTGGAATCGTTTgagaaaaaagattttattCTGATAATGATGTCCGAGTTCCAAAAGGAAATGTTTGTAAAATATGGCCATCGTTGCGTCTGTATTGATGGTACTCATGGATTAAACGAatataaattcattttgtacACCATCGTAGTCTTGGATGAATTTGACAACGGAATCCCAGTGGCATTCTGCTTTAGTAATCGCGGCACGCTTCAATTGTATACgcttttctttgaaaaagtcaaagaatCCTTGGGAAAAACGATTACTACGAAGATATTCATGTCCGATGGCGAAGTCACCTTTTACACAGCTTGGGCTGCAGTTATGGGTTCAGCTGAGCGGCAATTGTTGTGCTTGTGGCATCTGTATAAAACGTGGAACCAACATTTTCCGAAGATTGATGACTTGAACAAAAGAAAACTAGTGAAAAAAACGTTGTATGCAGTAGCAGCTGAAcctaatgttgaaaatttttgccaagagtataaaaactttttgaagCAGTTGGAAGAAGACGAAGATACTGTTAAATTTTATAAGTACTTGAATGATTATTATACTAAAAACACTGAATCATGGGCTGCCTGTTACCGATCTCATGCTGTAATTCAAACGAACATGCATTTGGAAAGTTTTCATAAAACGATCAAGTATCATTACTTGAATGGTAAACGATGCTCGCGATTGGATAATACTATTTATCAGCTGTTCCGCTACCTTCGAGATAAGAAATATGACCATCTTATAAAGTTAGCCAAAGAAAAACCCACGAAGAAATCCAAAGCCATCCGAGAAAGTCATGCTAAATCTGCTGATTATATCAATTCAGTAGAAATAATTGACAATGGAAAATATCAAGTCAAGGACTACGAGGTCACGTTACAACAACCTGAACCATGCTGTTTTCATGTATGCAAAGAATGCAAAATCTGCATTTGTATGTACGTGTGTTCATGCAGAGATAGTCAGATCAATAGAAATATGTGTAAGCACATTCATGCTTGTGTGCAAAAAGACGAAGAGATCAATCAAGAATTGGCCGATGATGAAAATTGTAACTCTTTATCCGTAGTACCTACCAACAGCGATATACCTACCAACAGTGTAACAGAAAACAGCAACCAGAACCTATTGTTGGAAAGTTACCACTTCGGAGACGAAATATTACCAACTGTTCAAAGAGAATCTTTAGATGATGCAAAAGTTGATTTAATTGCTCGCTGTAATGTAATTTCTGGTTATTTATCCAACCGAAGTGTAAAGAAAGAAAGTATTGACATCGTCAGGAAACTACTAGATCGAGCGACAGCAGTTTTAATGGAAGAGGAAAATTCAGAGAAAGAGAAGCGTTCGAATCCTGTCAACACGAACAGTAAAATAGAAAAGCAGACGTATCTAACTATTAATACACAAAAGTTGGAGCCTTTGTCTCCCTTTTGCGCCGATTGTACGgccgtttttggtttttgcgaaTGA
- the Srp68 gene encoding signal recognition particle subunit SRP68, producing MVVEDVEMTNAYDANDSGDVEMSSADSKTKRKSKKSDNSVVEPLCTIRILRIVKDVQQQHGLRHSDYQRYRGYCSRRIRRLRKALSLPPSDRHNFKKKTFIDEGHLNDKTITIPLMLAERAWSYAMQLRLEANTEPRKKFHLISRLRKATTYALQLQQLCDSPKFDSRTKLEAEGYVAWIHGTLHFELQLWKSAIEYFKKAQLIYEKLASALNEEDATLYRQKSEEITPSLRYCAYNLGEATAAELLQLRSQAHGELLKNLDILVDQTVKYNTDAMNEVKWRNRSFPVKSEKVRAFLMADRDLEKSFVNASIVDNLNLIEQHLMDCKDAITVVKDECKADPGVKSADGLSSTQLLLHYLSYIRLNRTIKRNHLLIEVARKDAESSWTAEESKKLENSSIQRTKYQDRTRLYEIIIQNLMEMEQLPICEYDTDFAFEIQSKIKAYQALRCYSIGENLSTVGRWGDTVKLYERSVQLATTALKCNSIETAVADELNRLIEAVESNRMIVQAKSMFAPESSEKKDPKKPPLIDRLDEYFEDPSLVTKQPNLVTVPPSMIPTPCKPLFFDLALDMVKFPSLNEKISGRKGNAANPAGIKGFVKGLWGWNNPK from the coding sequence ATGGTCGTCGAAGATGTAGAAATGACGAACGCGTACGACGCGAACGATTCCGGCGACGTTGAAATGTCCTCAGCCGACTCAAAAACCAAACGTAAGTCGAAAAAATCTGATAACTCGGTTGTCGAACCATTATGCACGATACGAATACTAAGAATAGTCAAAGACGTACAACAGCAGCACGGTCTTCGACACAGCGACTACCAGCGATACAGAGGATACTGTTCCAGGCGTATCAGACGTTTACGTAAAGCACTCAGTTTACCTCCCAGCGACCGTCATAATTTCAAGAAGAAAACTTTCATCGACGAGGGACACCTGAACGATAAAACCATTACGATACCTTTGATGTTAGCCGAACGTGCTTGGAGTTACGCTATGCAACTTCGACTCGAAGCGAACACCGAACcgaggaaaaaattccatctaaTTTCACGTCTACGTAAAGCCACCACGTACGCTCTACAGCTGCAGCAGCTTTGTGATTCGCCTAAATTCGACAGCAGAACCAAGCTGGAAGCTGAAGGGTACGTGGCGTGGATTCACGGTACGTTGCACTTCGAACTACAGCTGTGGAAATCGGCCATCGAGTACtttaaaaaagctcaattaaTATACGAAAAATTAGCGTCAGCTTTGAACGAAGAAGACGCCACGTTGTATAGACAGAAAAGCGAAGAAATCACACCTAGTTTACGTTATTGCGCTTACAATCTCGGTGAAGCGACCGCCGCCGAGTTACTCCAATTACGTAGTCAAGCTCACGGCGAATTGCTAAAGAATTTAGATATCCTGGTCGATCAAACGGTCAAATACAACACTGACGCGATGAACGAGGTCAAATGGCGTAATCGTTCATTCCCAGTGAAATCGGAAAAAGTTAGAGCTTTCTTGATGGCCGATCGAGATCTCGAGAAATCGTTCGTCAACGCTTCCATCGTCGATAACCTGAATCTAATCGAACAACACTTGATGGACTGCAAAGACGCCATTACCGTAGTCAAAGACGAATGCAAAGCCGATCCCGGAGTGAAATCCGCCGACGGACTTTCATCCACGCAGCTCCTCTTACACTATCTATCTTACATCAGGCTGAACCGCACCATCAAACGAAACCATTTACTAATCGAAGTAGCTCGAAAAGACGCCGAATCTAGTTGGACCGCCGAAGAATCCAAGAAACTCGAAAACAGCTCGATTCAACGTACAAAATACCAAGACCGTACCCGTCTCTACGAAATAATCATACAGAACCTGATGGAAATGGAACAACTACCGATTTGCGAATACGATACCGATTTCGCCTTCGAAATACAATCGAAAATCAAAGCATATCAGGCGCTCCGCTGTTACTCCATAGGAGAAAACCTATCCACCGTTGGCCGATGGGGTGACACGGTTAAACTCTACGAAAGATCCGTTCAACTCGCCACCACAGCTCTGAAATGCAACTCCATCGAAACTGCCGTCGCCGATGAACTTAATCGTTTGATCGAAGCCGTCGAATCGAACCGAATGATCGTCCAAGCTAAAAGTATGTTCGCACCGGAATCCAGCGAGAAAAAAGATCCCAAGAAACCGCCCCTGATCGATAGACTAGACGAGTACTTCGAAGATCCAAGCCTGGTCACCAAGCAACCTAATCTCGTAACCGTTCCACCCTCCATGATTCCGACTCCCTGTAAACCGCTGTTTTTCGACTTGGCTCTCGATATGGTCAAATTCCCATCGCTTAACGAAAAGATCTCCGGTAGAAAAGGCAACGCTGCTAATCCAGCCGGTATTAAAGGATTTGTCAAAGGATTATGGGGATGGAATAATCCAAAGTGA